One stretch of Eretmochelys imbricata isolate rEreImb1 chromosome 1, rEreImb1.hap1, whole genome shotgun sequence DNA includes these proteins:
- the CCDC136 gene encoding coiled-coil domain-containing protein 136 produces MAQQPGRRQERAGDVDAPDPEEEEEEDVGKVGFTEEDDKQLDLTDQEMEDLRAQVLQLLKELEETRELAVKHEDDSLELQGLLEDERLASARQAEIFTKQIQRLQAQMRTLKDEFSTLQDMKESELEQVERELQEANEEIHGLRLEAEEVAAIHENEIAALQEQLCRLQAELQRFQRVREEYETEITTLRAEITMKASGQARAEGPADKLAVLQEELLSLREQYRDLTEEYQTLQESNKIMVHHLENLEAQKYRSRSRSEESHKSTDSEVIHAPVRRTLSPRRASPRLSGSVSFKMVDNTRTISAPSPKEPLSQDEEDDSELSLRFKLQSEEEKVQLAQSKCDNMQTELRELQRQYQAIQQERQQLQEELRLCRAEIQRLNGTVPADGRSHPAPEISLPLIGLVVIVALLWCWWAETSS; encoded by the exons ATGGCGCAGCAGCCGGGCCGGAGGCAGGAGCGGGCAG GCGATGTGGATGCCCCGGAcccagaggaggaagaggaggaggatgtggggaAAGTGGGCTTCACGGAAGAGGACGACAAACAGCTGGACCTGACGGACCAGGAGATGGAAGACCTGAGGGCCCAGgtgctgcagctgctgaaggagctggaggagacgcGGGAGCTGGCGGTGAAGCACGAGGATGACTCACTGGAGCTACAGG GCTTGTTGGAGGACGAGCGACTGGCCAGTGCCCGGCAGGCTGAGATCTTCACCAAACAGATCCAGAGGCTCCAAG ctcagATGCGCACGCTGAAGGATGAGTTCAGCACCCTGCAGGATATGAAGGAGTCGGAGCTGGAGCAGGTGGAgcgggagctgcaggaggccaaCGAAGAGATCCACGGCCTGCGGCTGGAGGCGGAGGAGGTGGCTGCCATCCACGAGAACGAGatcgctgccctgcaggagcagcTGTGCCGGCTGCAGGCCGAGCTGCAGCGCTTCCAGCGGGTCCGCGAGGAGTACGAGACGGAGATCACCACCCTGCGCGCCGAGATCACGATGAAGGCCAGCGGCCAGGCCCGGGCTGAGGGCCCCGCTGACAAGCTGGCTGTGCTCCAAG aggagctgctgtccctgcgggaGCAGTACCGGGACCTGACAGAGGAGTACCAGACCCTGCAAGAGAGCAACAAGATCATGGTGCACCATCTGGAGAACCTGGAAGCCCAGAAGTACAG ATCCAGGAGCAGGTCGGAAGAGTCTCACAAGTCGACGGACTCGGAAGTGATCCATGCCCCGGTGCGCCGGACCCTCTCTCCCCGGCGCGCCAGCCCCCGCCTGAGCGGCAGCGTCTCCTTCAAGATGGTGGACAACACGAGAACCATCAGCGCCCCCAGCCCCAAGGAGCCCCTGAGCCAGGACGAGGAGGACGACTCCGAGCTGAGCCTGCGCTTCAAGCTGCAGAGCGAGGAGGAGAAGGTGCAGCTGGCCCAGAGCAAG tgTGACAACATGCAGACCGAGCTGCGGGAGCTGCAGCGGCAGTATCAGGCCATCCAGCAGGAGCgccagcagctgcaggaggagctgagGCTGTGCCGGGCGGAAATCCAGAGACTCAACGGCACCGTCCCCGCTGACGGGCGG AGCCACCCCGCCCCCGAGATCTCCCTCCCCCTCATAGGACTGGTTGTTATAGTGGCTCTGCTCTGGTGCTGGTGGGCCGAGACCTCTTCCTAA